A window of [Ruminococcus] lactaris ATCC 29176 genomic DNA:
GAACGGCAGCAGACGGAAATACCGGAGAGAATGGCACTACAGGTGAATAAAATAAAGATACTTAAGAGGATATGCGGAGAAGCATATCCTTTTTTCTTTGTTATCAATTAGAAGGAGCGGGAAAAGTATGAAATATCAGGTGCAGGAAAATTGTCTGACGATCTATCTTCCGAGAGAAGTAGATCATCATAATGCAGAGGAGATCAAAGCAGAGGCAGATGCGGTGATCGACAGAAATCATATCAAATATGTGATTTTTGATTTTGACAGAACCGATTTTATGGACAGTTCAG
This region includes:
- a CDS encoding STAS domain-containing protein; this encodes MKYQVQENCLTIYLPREVDHHNAEEIKAEADAVIDRNHIKYVIFDFDRTDFMDSSGIGVIMGRYKTISLIGGEVWAVHTNERIRKILTLSGVTKIMQIYEEERV